The Mycolicibacterium flavescens genome has a segment encoding these proteins:
- a CDS encoding Ferric iron reductase FhuF-like transporter translates to MTVLVDDPLIASMAIHRTLPLHESSRRLRELYPECPRVYGVAVMRDLSRRRWWPLADALSTDRLQTMFDLAAEETDSRAAVAHQLAATLAHVVVGRVVPLVVLEGRAWDTGLENLWVHVDSEGAIDWVGVVDPTLRALPDDPYFDHRSNRAGNSTRDGIVALPSEAALTTWVAHRSHRALAPLFAKLVEISGGAMSVASMWHVVGGAVVSAATQVPLLAGSSEWTSMRRGQAVLDALVGFGLPVRGTSRPITGKVLLN, encoded by the coding sequence ATGACGGTATTGGTCGACGATCCACTCATTGCGAGCATGGCGATCCACAGGACGTTGCCGCTGCATGAGTCGAGTCGACGACTCCGTGAGCTCTATCCCGAGTGTCCGCGGGTCTACGGCGTCGCGGTGATGCGGGACCTGTCCCGGCGACGGTGGTGGCCGCTGGCCGACGCGCTGAGCACCGACCGCCTGCAAACGATGTTCGATCTGGCCGCCGAGGAGACCGACAGCCGCGCCGCGGTGGCACACCAGTTGGCGGCCACCCTCGCCCACGTGGTCGTCGGGCGCGTCGTGCCGCTGGTCGTACTCGAAGGCCGCGCATGGGACACCGGCCTGGAGAACCTGTGGGTGCACGTGGATTCCGAAGGTGCGATCGATTGGGTCGGCGTCGTCGACCCGACGCTGCGGGCCCTTCCCGACGATCCGTACTTCGACCACAGGTCCAACCGCGCCGGAAACTCGACGCGCGACGGCATCGTGGCCCTGCCCAGCGAGGCGGCGTTGACGACATGGGTCGCGCACCGCAGCCACCGCGCGCTGGCGCCGCTGTTCGCCAAGCTGGTCGAGATCAGCGGGGGAGCGATGTCGGTCGCCTCGATGTGGCACGTCGTGGGCGGGGCGGTCGTCAGCGCCGCCACGCAGGTGCCGCTGCTCGCCGGCTCCAGCGAGTGGACGAGCATGCGGCGCGGGCAGGCCGTGCTCGACGCGCTCGTCGGCTTCGGACTTCCGGTCCGGGGCACCTCACGACCAATCACGGGGAAAGTCTTGCTTAATTAG
- the blaI_2 gene encoding CopY family transcriptional repressor, with protein sequence MAKLTRLGELERAVMDHLWSSREPQTVRQVHEALAAQRDLAYTTIMTVLQRLAKKNLVVQHRDDRAHRYAPTHGRDELVAGLMVDALDQAADSGSREAALVHFVERVGADEAAALRRALTELESKVRVSPPAGNSGTG encoded by the coding sequence ATGGCGAAGTTGACGCGTCTGGGGGAACTGGAACGCGCGGTGATGGATCACTTGTGGTCCTCTCGCGAACCCCAAACCGTGCGCCAAGTTCACGAGGCGCTCGCCGCCCAACGCGACTTGGCGTACACCACGATCATGACCGTGCTGCAGCGGCTGGCGAAGAAGAACCTCGTCGTGCAGCACCGCGATGACCGCGCCCACCGATACGCACCAACCCACGGCCGCGATGAACTCGTCGCGGGCCTGATGGTCGACGCGCTCGACCAGGCCGCCGACTCGGGCAGCCGGGAAGCCGCGCTGGTGCATTTTGTCGAGCGCGTCGGCGCCGACGAAGCCGCGGCGTTGCGTCGCGCACTGACCGAACTGGAGAGCAAGGTTCGCGTTTCGCCGCCCGCTGGTAATTCGGGCACCGGCTGA
- a CDS encoding peptidase M48, Ste24p — MSALAFTVLALVLSGPVPAVLARASWPFRAPRAAIVLWQAIALAAVLSAFSAGIAIASRLFAPGPDGRPTATIISEIAVMGWPVWIAYVVVFALTLVIGARLIVAVLQVAIATRRRRAHHRMVVDLVGKSQKWAHAHAGDGLRILNVDQPLAYCLPGVRSRVVVSEGTLTTLADNEISAILSHERAHLRARHDLVLEMFTAVNAAFPRFVRSGSALDAVRLLVEMLADDAAVRKAGPTPLARALVACAAGRTPSGALAAGGPTTLLRVRRLGGRPNSRVLAAGAYTTAAAVLVVPTFAVVLPWLTELQRLFTA, encoded by the coding sequence GTGTCCGCGCTGGCCTTCACCGTCCTGGCGCTGGTCCTGTCGGGACCGGTGCCCGCCGTCCTGGCGCGCGCGTCGTGGCCGTTCCGCGCACCGCGAGCGGCCATTGTGTTGTGGCAGGCGATCGCGCTGGCCGCCGTCCTGTCGGCCTTCTCGGCCGGAATCGCCATTGCGAGCAGGCTTTTCGCGCCGGGTCCCGACGGTCGGCCGACCGCCACCATCATCAGCGAGATCGCCGTCATGGGCTGGCCGGTGTGGATCGCCTACGTCGTGGTCTTCGCGCTGACACTGGTGATCGGTGCGCGGCTGATCGTGGCGGTGTTGCAGGTGGCCATCGCGACGCGGCGCCGTCGCGCCCACCACCGGATGGTCGTCGACCTCGTGGGCAAGTCGCAGAAGTGGGCCCACGCCCACGCCGGTGACGGGTTGCGCATCCTGAACGTGGACCAGCCGCTGGCGTACTGCCTGCCGGGCGTGCGCAGCCGCGTCGTGGTCAGCGAGGGCACGCTGACGACGTTGGCGGACAACGAGATCTCGGCGATCCTCAGCCACGAACGCGCGCACCTGCGCGCCCGGCACGATCTCGTGCTGGAGATGTTCACCGCGGTGAACGCGGCGTTCCCGCGCTTCGTCCGCAGCGGAAGCGCGCTGGACGCGGTCCGACTTCTGGTCGAGATGCTGGCCGACGACGCGGCGGTGCGCAAGGCCGGTCCCACTCCCCTGGCCCGCGCGCTCGTCGCGTGCGCGGCCGGTCGTACGCCGTCAGGTGCGCTGGCGGCGGGCGGACCCACCACCCTGCTACGGGTACGTCGGCTCGGAGGCCGGCCCAACAGCCGGGTGCTGGCCGCAGGCGCGTACACGACCGCGGCCGCGGTGCTCGTGGTGCCCACCTTCGCGGTGGTGCTTCCGTGGCTGACCGAACTGCAGCGGCTGTTCACCGCTTAG
- the yqjI gene encoding 6-phosphogluconate dehydrogenase — protein MSSDVSASATTGTAQIGVTGLAVMGSNIARNFARHGYTVALHNRSIAKTDALLDQHGSEGKFVRSETIAEFLDTLEKPRRVLIMVKAGGPTDAVINELADAMEEGDIIIDGGNALYTDTIRREKAMRERGLHFVGAGISGGEEGALNGPSIMPGGPAESYKSLGPLLEEISAHVDGVPCCTHIGPDGAGHFVKMVHNGIEYSDMQLIGEAYQLLRDGLGKSAGEIADVFDEWNSGDLDSFLVEITAKVLRQTDAKTGKPLVDVILDEAEQKGTGRWTVKSALDLGVPVTGIAEAVFARALSGSVTQRKATTGLASGDLGEKPSDAEKFVEDIRQALYASKIIAYAQGFNQIQAGSAEYDWGITLGDMATIWRGGCIIRAKFLNRIKEAFDENPDLPTLIVAPYFRSAIEAAIDSWRRVVITATELGIPIPGFSSALSYYDGLRQERLPAALTQGLRDYFGAHTYGRIDTDPAKRFHTLWSGDLSEVEA, from the coding sequence ATGAGCTCTGACGTATCCGCTTCCGCGACCACCGGTACCGCTCAGATCGGGGTGACCGGGCTTGCCGTCATGGGATCCAACATCGCGCGCAACTTCGCCCGGCACGGGTACACCGTCGCGCTGCACAACCGCTCGATCGCCAAGACCGACGCGCTGCTCGACCAGCACGGGTCGGAAGGCAAGTTCGTGCGCAGCGAGACCATCGCCGAATTCCTCGACACTCTGGAAAAGCCGCGACGGGTGCTGATCATGGTCAAGGCCGGGGGCCCCACCGACGCGGTGATCAACGAACTCGCCGATGCGATGGAGGAAGGCGACATCATCATCGACGGTGGTAACGCCCTCTATACCGACACGATCCGCCGCGAGAAGGCGATGCGCGAGCGCGGGCTGCACTTCGTCGGCGCCGGCATCTCCGGCGGCGAGGAGGGTGCGCTGAACGGGCCGTCGATCATGCCCGGCGGCCCGGCCGAGTCCTACAAATCGCTGGGTCCGCTGCTCGAGGAGATCTCGGCGCATGTCGACGGTGTCCCCTGCTGCACCCATATCGGGCCTGACGGTGCGGGCCACTTCGTGAAGATGGTGCACAACGGCATCGAGTACTCCGACATGCAGCTGATCGGCGAGGCCTACCAACTGCTGCGCGACGGGCTGGGCAAGTCGGCCGGCGAGATCGCCGACGTCTTCGACGAATGGAATTCCGGCGACCTGGACAGCTTTCTGGTCGAGATCACCGCCAAGGTGTTGCGCCAGACCGACGCCAAGACCGGTAAGCCGCTCGTCGACGTCATCCTCGACGAGGCCGAGCAGAAGGGCACCGGACGTTGGACGGTGAAATCAGCACTCGACCTCGGCGTCCCAGTGACCGGTATCGCCGAGGCCGTGTTCGCGCGCGCTTTGTCGGGATCGGTGACCCAGCGCAAGGCCACCACCGGCCTGGCCTCCGGTGACCTCGGTGAAAAGCCCAGTGACGCCGAGAAGTTCGTCGAGGACATCCGCCAAGCCCTGTACGCGTCGAAGATCATCGCCTACGCGCAGGGCTTCAACCAGATCCAGGCCGGCAGCGCCGAATACGACTGGGGCATCACCCTCGGCGACATGGCCACCATCTGGCGCGGCGGCTGCATCATCCGGGCCAAGTTCCTCAACCGGATCAAAGAGGCCTTCGACGAGAACCCCGACCTGCCGACGCTGATCGTCGCGCCGTACTTCCGCAGCGCGATCGAGGCGGCGATCGACAGCTGGCGCCGCGTCGTCATCACCGCCACCGAACTGGGCATCCCGATCCCCGGTTTCTCCTCGGCACTGTCCTACTACGACGGATTGCGCCAGGAGCGCCTGCCCGCTGCCCTCACGCAGGGCCTGCGGGACTATTTCGGCGCGCACACCTACGGCCGCATCGACACCGACCCCGCCAAGCGGTTCCACACGCTGTGGAGCGGGGACCTCAGCGAGGTCGAGGCCTAG
- the guaB_1 gene encoding IMP dehydrogenase family protein, with amino-acid sequence MRFLEGHRPAYDLTYNDVFIVPGRSDVQSRMDVDLSTADGSGTTIPVVVANMTAVAGRRMAETVARRGGIVVLPQDLPISAVKETVDFVKSRDLVVDTPVVLSPDDSVSDATALIHKRAHGVAVVAFEGRPIGLVTEANCEGVDRFTRVRDVAVSDFVTAPVGTEPRKVFDLLEHAPVDVAVLTESDGTLAGVLTRTGAVRAGIYTPAVDDSGRLRIAAAAGINGDVGAKARSLAEVGVDLLVIDTAHGHQVKMLDAIKAVSSLDLGLPLAAGNVVSAEGTRDLLSAGASIVKVGVGPGAMCTTRMMTGVGRPQFSAVVECAAAARQLGAHVWADGGIRHPRDVALALAAGASNVMIGSWFAGTYESPGDLMRDRDNQPFKESYGMASKRAVAARTAGDGSFDRARKALFEEGISTSRMGLDPSRGGVEDLLDHITSGVRSTCTYVGAANLGELHEKVVLGVQSAAGFAEGHPLPTGW; translated from the coding sequence ATGCGATTTCTGGAGGGCCACCGGCCCGCATACGACCTGACCTACAACGACGTCTTCATCGTCCCCGGACGCTCGGATGTCCAATCCCGGATGGACGTCGACCTGTCGACCGCCGACGGCTCGGGCACCACGATCCCGGTCGTTGTGGCGAACATGACCGCCGTCGCCGGCCGGCGGATGGCCGAGACGGTGGCCCGTCGCGGCGGCATCGTCGTGCTGCCGCAGGACTTGCCGATCTCCGCGGTGAAAGAGACCGTCGACTTCGTCAAGAGCCGCGACCTCGTCGTCGACACTCCGGTGGTGCTCTCCCCCGATGACTCGGTGTCCGATGCGACCGCGCTGATCCACAAACGTGCCCACGGCGTCGCGGTCGTCGCCTTCGAGGGCAGGCCGATCGGCCTGGTCACCGAGGCGAACTGCGAGGGCGTCGACCGGTTCACCCGCGTGCGCGACGTCGCGGTCTCCGACTTCGTCACCGCGCCGGTGGGCACCGAGCCGCGCAAGGTGTTCGACCTGCTCGAGCACGCCCCGGTCGACGTGGCGGTGCTCACCGAGAGCGACGGGACGCTGGCAGGCGTGCTGACGCGTACCGGTGCGGTCCGGGCGGGGATCTACACACCCGCGGTCGACGACAGCGGCCGCCTGCGGATCGCTGCGGCGGCCGGGATCAACGGCGATGTCGGCGCAAAGGCGCGCAGCCTGGCCGAGGTCGGGGTGGACCTGCTGGTGATCGACACCGCCCACGGACACCAGGTCAAGATGCTCGATGCGATCAAGGCGGTCTCGTCGTTGGACCTCGGGCTGCCGCTGGCCGCGGGCAACGTGGTCTCCGCCGAGGGCACCAGGGACCTGCTCAGCGCGGGCGCATCGATCGTGAAGGTCGGTGTCGGACCGGGCGCGATGTGCACCACGCGCATGATGACCGGCGTCGGGCGACCCCAGTTCTCCGCGGTCGTTGAATGTGCTGCTGCGGCACGGCAATTGGGCGCGCACGTGTGGGCCGACGGCGGTATCCGGCACCCGCGTGATGTCGCACTGGCATTGGCTGCGGGCGCATCCAACGTGATGATCGGCTCGTGGTTCGCGGGCACCTACGAGTCCCCCGGCGACCTGATGCGCGACCGCGACAATCAGCCCTTCAAGGAGAGCTACGGAATGGCGTCCAAACGCGCGGTGGCCGCCCGCACCGCCGGTGACGGGTCGTTCGACCGAGCCCGCAAGGCGCTGTTCGAGGAGGGCATTTCGACGTCGAGGATGGGCCTGGATCCGTCCCGCGGAGGCGTCGAGGACCTGCTCGACCACATCACGTCCGGGGTGCGCAGCACCTGCACCTACGTCGGCGCGGCGAATTTGGGCGAACTGCACGAAAAGGTGGTGCTCGGCGTGCAGTCGGCGGCCGGCTTCGCCGAGGGGCATCCACTGCCCACGGGTTGGTGA
- the yfjD gene encoding integral membrane transporter with CBS domains produces the protein MSVASTVLSLLAIVLLTAGTAVFVAAEFSLTALERITVDANARSGHRRDKMVQRAHRTLSFQLSGAQVGISITTLATGYLAEPVVARLIHPGLDAIGIPPAYTGGLALVLAIAIATSISMVFGELVPKNLAVARPVPTARWSAGPQLLFSALFTPLIRLTNGTANMILRRLGIEPAEELRSARSPQELVSLVRSSARSGALDPVTAVLVDRSLRFGDRSAEELMTPRQKIEALDADATVAELVTAAIRTGYSRFPIIRGDLDETIGIAHVKQVFEVPIDERATTRLASLALPVAKVPSTLDGDTVMTQIRANGLQTALVVDEYGGTAGMVTVEDLIEEIVGDVRDEHDDEAPDVVPAGRGWQISGLLRIDEVASATAFRAPEGDYETIGGLVLEKLGHIPDEGESVELEAFDPDGPLESPNRWLATVLRMDGRRIDLLELTELGRTGEADGRSTDG, from the coding sequence ATGAGCGTCGCTTCGACGGTGCTGTCTCTGCTGGCGATCGTGCTGCTGACGGCGGGCACCGCGGTGTTCGTCGCCGCCGAGTTCTCGCTGACCGCGCTCGAGCGCATCACCGTGGACGCCAACGCACGCAGCGGCCACCGGCGCGACAAGATGGTCCAGCGGGCGCACCGCACGCTGTCGTTCCAGCTGTCCGGCGCCCAGGTGGGCATCTCGATCACCACGCTGGCGACCGGTTACCTGGCCGAACCCGTCGTCGCGCGGTTGATCCACCCCGGCCTGGACGCGATCGGCATACCCCCGGCCTACACCGGCGGATTGGCGCTGGTGCTGGCCATCGCGATCGCCACCTCGATCTCGATGGTGTTCGGCGAGCTGGTGCCGAAGAACCTCGCGGTCGCCCGGCCCGTGCCGACGGCGCGCTGGTCCGCCGGACCGCAACTGCTGTTCTCGGCGCTGTTCACCCCGCTGATCCGGCTGACCAACGGCACGGCCAACATGATCCTGCGTCGCCTCGGCATCGAACCGGCCGAGGAGCTGCGCTCGGCGCGCTCCCCACAGGAACTGGTGTCGCTGGTGCGCAGTTCGGCCCGCAGCGGCGCACTGGATCCCGTCACCGCGGTGCTGGTCGACCGGTCGCTGCGGTTCGGCGATCGCTCCGCCGAGGAGCTCATGACCCCCCGGCAGAAGATCGAGGCCCTCGACGCCGACGCGACGGTCGCCGAGCTGGTCACCGCCGCGATCAGGACGGGATACTCGCGCTTCCCGATCATCCGCGGAGACCTCGACGAGACGATCGGGATCGCGCACGTCAAGCAGGTGTTCGAGGTGCCGATCGACGAACGCGCGACCACCCGGCTGGCGTCGCTGGCGCTGCCGGTCGCCAAGGTGCCATCGACTCTGGACGGCGACACAGTGATGACCCAGATCCGCGCCAACGGCCTCCAGACCGCGCTGGTGGTCGACGAATACGGCGGCACCGCGGGCATGGTCACCGTGGAGGACCTGATCGAGGAGATCGTCGGCGACGTCCGCGACGAGCACGACGACGAGGCCCCCGATGTGGTGCCCGCGGGCCGCGGCTGGCAGATATCGGGCCTGCTGCGCATCGACGAGGTCGCAAGCGCCACGGCGTTCCGCGCCCCCGAGGGCGACTACGAGACGATCGGCGGCCTGGTTCTCGAGAAGCTCGGGCACATCCCCGACGAAGGTGAGTCGGTCGAGCTCGAGGCGTTCGACCCGGACGGTCCGCTCGAGAGTCCGAATCGCTGGCTGGCCACCGTGCTGCGCATGGACGGCCGCCGAATCGACCTGCTCGAACTCACCGAACTGGGCCGCACCGGCGAGGCCGACGGGAGAAGCACCGATGGGTGA
- the ytfL gene encoding CBS domain-containing protein encodes MGDLFGVLLTVLLLAVNAFFVASEFALISARRDRLEALAEQGKKSAVTVIRAGEHLSLMLAGAQLGITICSILLGRVGEPAVAHLLEKPFDAVGVPDAVLHSVSFVVALAIVVVLHVLLGEMVPKNIAIAGPESAAMLLIPTYLVWIRMARPLIAFYNWCANVTLRVFGVEPKDELDVTVSTVELSEMIAESLSEGLLDPEEHSRLTRALQIRDRAVKDVAFPLRDIRTVSVAREGAGPTVGAVEEALAETGYSRFPITDASGTYLGYLHIKDVLAFVNDPDAVLDLSMVRPLPVVPSSLPLPEALSRLRRTNSHLALVTAPDGSVEAMVALEDLVEDLVGTVRDGTHRV; translated from the coding sequence ATGGGTGACCTCTTCGGTGTGCTGCTGACGGTGCTGCTGCTGGCCGTCAACGCGTTCTTCGTCGCCTCGGAGTTCGCCTTGATCTCCGCGCGGCGCGATCGGCTCGAGGCGCTGGCCGAACAGGGCAAGAAGAGCGCCGTCACCGTGATCCGCGCCGGTGAACACCTGTCGCTGATGCTCGCGGGCGCTCAGCTGGGTATCACGATTTGTTCGATCCTGCTCGGTCGCGTCGGCGAACCCGCCGTCGCGCATCTGCTGGAGAAGCCGTTCGACGCCGTGGGTGTGCCCGACGCGGTGCTGCACTCGGTGTCCTTCGTCGTCGCACTGGCCATCGTGGTCGTCCTGCACGTGCTGCTCGGTGAGATGGTGCCGAAGAACATCGCGATCGCCGGCCCGGAGTCGGCGGCCATGCTGCTGATACCTACCTACCTGGTGTGGATCCGCATGGCACGTCCCTTGATCGCGTTCTACAACTGGTGTGCCAACGTGACCCTGCGAGTGTTCGGGGTGGAGCCCAAGGACGAACTCGACGTCACGGTGTCCACGGTCGAACTGTCGGAGATGATCGCCGAATCGCTGTCCGAGGGGCTGCTCGACCCCGAGGAACACAGCAGGCTCACCCGCGCCCTGCAGATTCGCGATCGCGCGGTCAAGGACGTCGCGTTCCCGCTGCGCGACATTCGGACGGTGTCGGTGGCGCGCGAGGGGGCGGGGCCAACCGTCGGCGCCGTCGAAGAGGCGCTGGCCGAGACCGGTTACTCGCGCTTCCCGATCACCGACGCCTCCGGCACCTACCTGGGATACCTGCACATCAAGGACGTGCTGGCCTTCGTCAACGACCCCGATGCCGTGCTGGACCTGTCCATGGTGCGCCCGCTGCCGGTGGTTCCGTCGTCGCTGCCGTTGCCCGAGGCGTTGTCGCGGCTGCGGCGCACCAACAGCCACCTGGCGCTGGTGACCGCACCCGACGGCAGCGTGGAGGCGATGGTCGCGCTCGAGGACCTCGTCGAGGACTTGGTGGGCACCGTGCGCGACGGGACCCATCGTGTCTGA